The DNA region CAGCGGCAGCGCAGAGTCGCCGAGGAGCATGACGGGGACCTGCGAACGGTCGTCGACGCGTTGATCGCCGAGTTGGTGATCTAGCCGTGCCGACACTGCCGATCTTCCCGCTCGAGGTGGCGATGCTGCCCGGCGAAGGGCTGCCGCTGCGGATCTTCGAGCCGAGGTATTCGGCGCTGGTGCAGACCTGTCTGGCCGCCGACGACCCGACCTTCGGGGTGGTGCTCATCGCGGCGGGCCGGGAGGTCGGCGGCGGGGACAGCCGAAGCGATGTCGGCGTGTTGGCTCACATCACCGAATGTGTGGACATGGGCGCCGGCCGCTACCGGCTCACCTGCGACATCGGGGAGCGGTTCCGGGTGCTGGAATGGCAGCCGGACAATCCCTATCCGCAGGCGGCGGTCGAGTTGTGGCCGGACGAACCAGGGGCGGCGGTCACCGCTGATGCGATCCGCGAGATCGAAGACCGGATGGTGACGCTGTTCGAGCGCATCGCCGAAGCGCGGGGCGCGCAGGTCAACGCCCGCGACATCGTGCTGGGCGCCGACGAATCCGGTGACGCCGCACTGTGGTTGTACGCGTTGGCTTCTCGGCTGCCGATCGGACAGGCCGACCGGTACGCGATGCTGGCGGCGCCGACCGTCGCGGATCGGGTGGCGGCTCTGTCCGAAGCCGTCGACACCGTCATCGCCATGGTGGAGTTCCAGCTGTCGGAGTGAGCGCGCCGGCGTTGCCCACCGCTCAGAGCAGCCGGCCTTCGATGCATCCGCCGAACGACGCGAGCGCGTCGTCGTCGGTCGGCGAACCGCGGTGGTAACGATGCATGAGGCTGTGCGCGCTGAAGGAGCTGATCTCCCAGCCCCGGGTGCACAGCAGGCAGTTGATGACCTCGACCGCCGCGCCGGACGCATCCATGGAAATCCTGCTACCACGCGCGCTGTAGAGGGTGATCTGGTCGAACAGCCGGTCGCGGGCATCGTCCGACAGCGACGCGAGCACCCCTTCGGCAGACCACGCCGTGGGCTCGTCGTGATCGAATCCCGCCGTGCGCAGCGGTACCGACCAGTCGGCGCCGGGGTCGACCGGCACGGGAACATATTTGACCGCGGTCACGGCTCCGGCCGCCCGCAGCGTCGCGTTCTTGTATGCCAACACATCGGGTCGGTCGATCTCGTAGACGACGGTGTCGGTCAGCCAGGGCAGCCGCCACGGCCGGGACTCCAGCCCGGCCGCCAGGATGACGACCTGGCTGATACCGGACGCTCCCGCGGCGACGAAGAACTCGTCGTACCACTTGGTCCGGGTGCTCAG from Mycobacterium sp. DL includes:
- a CDS encoding LON peptidase substrate-binding domain-containing protein, which encodes MPTLPIFPLEVAMLPGEGLPLRIFEPRYSALVQTCLAADDPTFGVVLIAAGREVGGGDSRSDVGVLAHITECVDMGAGRYRLTCDIGERFRVLEWQPDNPYPQAAVELWPDEPGAAVTADAIREIEDRMVTLFERIAEARGAQVNARDIVLGADESGDAALWLYALASRLPIGQADRYAMLAAPTVADRVAALSEAVDTVIAMVEFQLSE
- a CDS encoding class I SAM-dependent methyltransferase encodes the protein MNSSPTGNPAAMNPLASDASACRSDVVGAQVRAKESASGQPLFTDRYVQALLDGLGTATLDGLPGPALSAQLSTRTKWYDEFFVAAGASGISQVVILAAGLESRPWRLPWLTDTVVYEIDRPDVLAYKNATLRAAGAVTAVKYVPVPVDPGADWSVPLRTAGFDHDEPTAWSAEGVLASLSDDARDRLFDQITLYSARGSRISMDASGAAVEVINCLLCTRGWEISSFSAHSLMHRYHRGSPTDDDALASFGGCIEGRLL